The genomic stretch AGTGCAAATACAGCAGCAAAAGCCACCCAAAGGTAATTTGCTTTAGCCAATGATTTTTGAACGACTTTAAAATCGAATCCTCTAAGCGCCAACCACAAAAAAAAGCCTGCAAAAGCAAGCGAAATTACTATGGTTAAAAAAGATTTTAAAGTTTTATTAGATTTCTTCTCCATATCTTAAGTAAGAAGATTGGTTTTTTCGTCCGGGAAAACTATTTTTGGCTGAAACTCCTGTGCTTCCTCTGGGGTCATCTGTGCGTAAGCGATGATAATGATAATGTCATCACGCTGTACTTTTCTTGCTGCAGGACCATTAAGGCAAACCTCACCCGATTTTCTCTTTCCTTTGATCACGTATGTATCAAAACGTTCTCCGTTGTTGACATTAACGATATAAACTCTCTCTCCGACTACCAAACCGGCTGCTTCGATAAGATCTTCGTCAATGGTAATACTTCCAATATAATTAAGGTCTGAAGCCGTAACTCGTACCCTGTGAATTTTAGATTTAAATACTTCTATTAACATGGTGCAAATTTATTAATAATATTTAATAAAATCATTTTAAAATGAAAATTACAACTATCATAAATTGAGGTCATTAATTTTATTCAAACTAAATTATCTATATTTATTTTACAAACTTAACAAGCATATCATAAAAAAAATCAATTCTTGATACTAAATTAGGAATTTAATAAATGTAAAAACAAATAATGTAAATTTAGGAAAGTCAATATACATAAGTAGTTGGCATGATTTTAGTTCCTCGAAACGTAGATTTTTCGTAAAAACCTGAATTATCAAATTTTAATTGATTTTGAGAAATTGTAAAAAAAATCAATAAGTTTTTACAAAAAATTTGCACAATTTGAAAATTGTTTTAAATTTGCTTTTATAACTAACTAACTTTTAATATTAAAAATTATGAACAAGTCTGAATTAATCGACGCCATCGCAAAAGACGCAGGTATTACTAAAGTTGCTGCAAAAGCTGCATTAGAATCATTTATCTCTAACGTAACTACTACTTTGAAGACAAAAGAAGGAAAAGTGTCTCTAGTAGGTTTCGGTACTTTCTCAGTATCTGAAAGAGCGGCTAGACAAGGTATTAACCCTGCAACTAAAAAACCAATTAACATCGAAGCTAAAACTGTTGCTAAATTTAAAGCAGGTGCAGACTTATCTGCTGCTGTTGCTACAGCAAATGCTCCTGCAGCTGGTAAAAAGAAAAAATAATCTTTTGATTATAAAAAAGAAAACCTCATCTTTTGATGGGGTTTTTTTATTACAAATAATAACGCAACATTTTAGTAATCAAATTATGGTGCCAATCGAGAAATCTTCCAGTCAATATCTTCTAATGTATAGATAATTCTGTCATGCAATCTGTTGGGTCTTCCCTGCCAAAATTCTATTTCGTAAGGTTTTGCGATATAACCACCCCAATTTTTCGGTCTTGGAACTTCTTTATTTTCATACTCCTTTTCTAATACTTTTAATTTTTCTTCTAAAAATTTTCTGTTGGGGATTTCCTGACTTTGAGGCGAAACTGCAGCACCAAGCTGGCTTCCTTTCGGTCTTGAATGAAAATAACCGTCACTTAAATTGTCAGCAATTTTTTCAAGATTTGCTTTGATGATAATCTGTCTTTCTAAACCCGGCCAGAAAAAATGAAGACAGGCTTTGTGCGTTTTTTCGATCGCTTTTCCTTTTCTACTATCGTAATTGGTATAAAAAATAAAACCTTCGTAAGTATATTCTTTTAATAAAACCATTCTTGTACGCGGACAACCATCTTCCTCCAACGTAGAAACCGCCATTGCATTGGCTTCAGAAATCGAAGGATTTTCTGACGCATCCAAGAACCAGTCTCTGAATTGCTCAATCGGATTCTCTTTAATCTCAGTTTCAATAAGTTGAGATTTTTCGTATATTTTTCTTTTATCGTGGAGGTTTTCCATAAATAATTTTTATTAAATTTGAGTATGAATTACTCATACAAAGGTAAAATATTAATTTCCACACCTGATATTTCCGGCGATATTTTTTCGAGATCGGTCGTGCTGATTATAGATCACACCGAAGATGGAGCATTTGGCTTGATCCTTAATAAGAAGAACAGCAAAATGAGTAATCGTTTCAAGAATTTTTTTGATTTTGATATTGAAGTTTACGATGGCGGGCCTGTAGAAAACGACAAAGTTTTTTTTATTATTAAAGGAAAAAAAGTAACGGAAAATTTCACCGCCATTAACGATGAATATTACCTTACAGAAGATATTGAACTGATCATAAATGCTGTTTTGCAGAATGAAATCAGCATTCAGGATGTAAAAATATTTTCAGGATATTCGGGATGGTCTGCCTCACAGCTGGAAAATGAAGTTTTGCAAAAAGTATGGACGGTTGTAGATGTTTATAACCTAGATTATACACTTCCCAATGATCATACATTATGGAAATCGATTATGCAAAACCTTGGTGGTGAGTTTCTTCTGTGGGCAAATGCACCTGAAGACATTTCCCTAAATTAGTCATTACTTCACAATGAAGCGATTTAAAATTTAACAAAGTTTTAAGCTTTTCTTGTACAATTTTTAAGATACTTTTCACGTTCTTTGATAACTCTTAAATAATTAATCATGAAAGCATTAAAATTACTAGCTGTATCGTTCGCATCTGCTGCAATGCTTTCTTTCTCAACCGAAACCAAAAAGATTATCGTAATAGACGCCGGACATGGCGGAAATGATTTTGGAGCCACTATGAATGGTGTTTCAGAAAAAGATATGGTTTTAAATATCGCTCGGCAAATCAAAAAAGCAAGTGATAAAGACGGTACATATGAGGTGATTTTAACAAGAAGCGAGGATACCAGCACCACACTTACAGAGCGTACGGAACAAATCAACAAGCTGAACCCCGAAATGGTCATTTCGCTTCACATCAACAGAACTCCTGAAGCAAACACCAATAAAAGCGGTCACGAAATTTTCATGCAGAAAACTTCAGAATCAAAATCTTTAGCTGAAAAATTATCTAAAAAGTTGGGAGAATGCAGCATTAAAGAAGAAAATCTACACATCCTTAGAAATTCAAAATCTCCTGCAGTTTTGGTAGAATTAGGCTACATTAATAATACAAAAGAAAGAGAATACATGAACAACAGCGACGGACAAAGAGAAATTGCCCAGAAATTTGCTGATTTCATCAACGAACAATAATAAAAATACAGTTTCTGATCTTAATCAGAATAAAACCCGGTAAAGGACTTTAAATGTTGTTTACCGGGTTTGTCAATTTTAGAAACTATTTCTCCAGCTTTCAACCAATTCGGTGAAGCGGGCGTTTTCAAAAGTTTTATTTCTAATTTTCTTTACAGAAAAGATTCCTTTTTCATCTGAAATCAACAGAATTTCTTCCGCTTTCTGAGATTCAAAAGCAATAATTTCATGTTCCTGCGTATCGGCAAGATTATTTTTGTGTAAAAAGGTCACAAAATTCTCCAGCAAAGGCGAAATATAAGCTCCTTCCGACTGTTTTGGTATCTTGATAACATCTCCTTCTAGGAACAAAAGATTTCCGCTTGTAGAACGGGCAATACGCTTGTTTGGATTTAATAAAATCACGTCATCCAAATCATTTTCCTGAGCGTAAATTCCACCATAAATATTTTCCGGACAATGAACTCTGATGTTACTCAAAAGATTATTATTAACATTGATCTCCTTAATTAAATCTAATTCTAAAGGTCTTTGATGAATAGAAAGAACATCGTCCATTTCGTCTACTTCAAAATAATATGAAACAGATGATTTAGATAAAATAGCTCCGTCTGAATTTCTGAATACAAGGAAATTGATAATTCCGTTTTGAACTCCTTCGCCTTCGATTACTTTTGCATTAAAAAGATTCTGAAAAAACTCCAGCGTGTAACTAAGAGGAATATTCATTCTCATTTTTCTCATGGAAGCCATTAAAAAGAAATAGCATTCTTCATCCATGATTAATTTTGAATTTCTGATAAAGAAAGAAACCTTCACAGCATCTCCGGAAAGAAATGCACGGTTTTTCAGTTCAAGTTCGTCAGATGTAAAATAGGTATTTTTCAAAATTTAATTCTTTTAAAAAAAAATAATGAACGATAAATCGTTCATCAGTTTTGTTCATTAAACAGTACCGCTGAATTAAGCTGCACCTAATTTTATTCTAAGGTTTTCTATAAGATTTTCCCAGTACATTGCATTTTCTTCTTCATCACCTTCTTCACAAAAATCTGTAATATTTAAAGCTAGATCTTCTGTAATATCATCAATTGTAATAGTCATTTCGAAGAAATTTTTTGTTCCTTCGTCTTCTTCCCATCTGTAACGTACGAAACCTTCAGGCTTATATCTGATTAAAGTAGCCTTTTCAGCAGGACCTCCACCCCAACTGAAAAAGAAATCATCGCCTTTCTCTATCACCTCATCCGCAAACCATTCAGACAATCCCTCGGCAGTTGCCAAATATTCATACAAAATCTCTGAAAGACAGTGCATTGGGAATTCGTAATGGACTTTATGTTTCGCCATATAACTTGTTTTTAAC from Chryseobacterium indoltheticum encodes the following:
- a CDS encoding HU family DNA-binding protein — protein: MNKSELIDAIAKDAGITKVAAKAALESFISNVTTTLKTKEGKVSLVGFGTFSVSERAARQGINPATKKPINIEAKTVAKFKAGADLSAAVATANAPAAGKKKK
- a CDS encoding YqgE/AlgH family protein; this encodes MNYSYKGKILISTPDISGDIFSRSVVLIIDHTEDGAFGLILNKKNSKMSNRFKNFFDFDIEVYDGGPVENDKVFFIIKGKKVTENFTAINDEYYLTEDIELIINAVLQNEISIQDVKIFSGYSGWSASQLENEVLQKVWTVVDVYNLDYTLPNDHTLWKSIMQNLGGEFLLWANAPEDISLN
- the pdxH gene encoding pyridoxamine 5'-phosphate oxidase; protein product: MENLHDKRKIYEKSQLIETEIKENPIEQFRDWFLDASENPSISEANAMAVSTLEEDGCPRTRMVLLKEYTYEGFIFYTNYDSRKGKAIEKTHKACLHFFWPGLERQIIIKANLEKIADNLSDGYFHSRPKGSQLGAAVSPQSQEIPNRKFLEEKLKVLEKEYENKEVPRPKNWGGYIAKPYEIEFWQGRPNRLHDRIIYTLEDIDWKISRLAP
- a CDS encoding N-acetylmuramoyl-L-alanine amidase family protein — translated: MKALKLLAVSFASAAMLSFSTETKKIIVIDAGHGGNDFGATMNGVSEKDMVLNIARQIKKASDKDGTYEVILTRSEDTSTTLTERTEQINKLNPEMVISLHINRTPEANTNKSGHEIFMQKTSESKSLAEKLSKKLGECSIKEENLHILRNSKSPAVLVELGYINNTKEREYMNNSDGQREIAQKFADFINEQ
- a CDS encoding aminotransferase class IV translates to MKNTYFTSDELELKNRAFLSGDAVKVSFFIRNSKLIMDEECYFFLMASMRKMRMNIPLSYTLEFFQNLFNAKVIEGEGVQNGIINFLVFRNSDGAILSKSSVSYYFEVDEMDDVLSIHQRPLELDLIKEINVNNNLLSNIRVHCPENIYGGIYAQENDLDDVILLNPNKRIARSTSGNLLFLEGDVIKIPKQSEGAYISPLLENFVTFLHKNNLADTQEHEIIAFESQKAEEILLISDEKGIFSVKKIRNKTFENARFTELVESWRNSF
- a CDS encoding START-like domain-containing protein; its protein translation is MAKHKVHYEFPMHCLSEILYEYLATAEGLSEWFADEVIEKGDDFFFSWGGGPAEKATLIRYKPEGFVRYRWEEDEGTKNFFEMTITIDDITEDLALNITDFCEEGDEEENAMYWENLIENLRIKLGAA
- the panD gene encoding aspartate 1-decarboxylase, which gives rise to MLIEVFKSKIHRVRVTASDLNYIGSITIDEDLIEAAGLVVGERVYIVNVNNGERFDTYVIKGKRKSGEVCLNGPAARKVQRDDIIIIIAYAQMTPEEAQEFQPKIVFPDEKTNLLT